In the genome of Dasypus novemcinctus isolate mDasNov1 chromosome 30, mDasNov1.1.hap2, whole genome shotgun sequence, one region contains:
- the LOC131276640 gene encoding endogenous retrovirus group K member 7 Env polyprotein-like, which translates to MLLTFHPLKMEKKSGFRQKGLNLGLKKWSLLHIWILLINGDIITMARRRRGVCIPVKMNRMWQSSPESHLLFHLAQGLLKRSKRFLGLLTAGILGLIGVITAAATAAVALHETVQTQQYMHDWHKNASDLWHSQEHIDEGLNNRVSDLESAVLHLGDQVYNLNLLRGLKCDWNESNFCITPLDYNMSMFQWNKIRNHLLGHKRNMSLEIEELQKKILEMSHNQIYVDSDKDIFNDLISRLNKFNLVDWWKSQHFLSALGIGICVLILLLMVVACLGKGVCQRLHHVDTMGQANNIVLAKTLQ; encoded by the exons atgttactcacattccatcctttg aaaatggagaagaaatctggcttccggcaaaaaggattaaatctaggactgaagaagtggagtcttctacacatatggatcctactgata aatggagatattaTCACCATGGCTCGCCGAAGACGAGGAGTGTGTATCCCGGTGAAAATGAATCGGATGTGGCAGTCATCCCCtgaaagtcatcttcttttccacctggctcaaggaCTGTTGAAACGATCTAAGAGATTTCTGGGACTTCTCACAGCTGGCATTCTTGGTCTCATTGGTGtcatcactgctgctgccactgctgctgttgcattgcaTGAGACGGTGCAGACCCAGCAATACATGCATGActggcacaagaatgcaagtgacttatggcatagtcaagagcacattgatgaaggacttaataacagagttagtgatttggaatctgctgttttacacttaggagatcaagtttataatttgaatttgttaagaggattgaaatgtgattggaatgaaagtaacttttgtattactcctttggattataacatgtctatgtttcaatggaataagatcagaaatcatttgttaggacacaaaagaaatatgtcattagaaattgaggaattgcagaaaaagattttagaaatgtctcataatcagatatacgtagatagtgataaggacatctttaatgatttgatttcacgtttaaataagtttaatcttgttgattggtggaaatctcaacatttcttatctgccttaggaatagggatatgtgtattaatcctgttgctcatggttgtcgcttgcctgggaaaaggtgtttgccagagattgcaccATGTGGACACAATGGGACAAGCAAACAACATAGTACTTGCTAAAACTCTACAATAG